The following proteins are co-located in the Dehalococcoides mccartyi 195 genome:
- a CDS encoding HEAT repeat domain-containing protein, with product MSQENTEITEIFDRLADESTGLKHTDLALLSDLNSQEIAAFKDFWIRLSPERRLDIVSRLGELAEDDVSLDFESIFLRTMHDPNPEVRAKSIDGLWECNRPSLIDQLLSLANEDPSIEVRIAATATLGRYSLMGEFGQLPEKTSQLLQTSLLAIFQNTELPLELRRRALESVSPFGQPQVTMAISQAYNCPEHLLRIGAVYSMGQNAGSQWESVITSELNSDNNDLRYEAAVAAGELGMESFVPKLISLIEDSDMEVQLASIQALAKIGGKNAKKGLTESLEHTTSQAVREMITTALADIEAEESASGLPAIKPEE from the coding sequence ATGAGTCAGGAAAATACCGAAATAACCGAAATTTTTGACAGGCTGGCAGACGAAAGCACCGGCCTTAAGCACACAGATTTAGCCCTGCTGTCTGACCTCAACAGCCAGGAAATAGCCGCTTTCAAGGATTTCTGGATACGTCTTAGCCCCGAAAGACGGCTGGATATAGTCAGCCGCCTGGGTGAGCTGGCCGAAGATGATGTGTCACTTGATTTTGAAAGTATTTTTCTGCGCACTATGCATGACCCCAACCCGGAAGTGCGCGCCAAATCCATTGACGGCCTTTGGGAATGTAACCGCCCCTCACTTATTGACCAGCTGCTGTCTTTAGCCAATGAAGACCCGTCTATAGAAGTCCGCATAGCCGCAACCGCCACTCTGGGGCGTTACAGCCTTATGGGTGAATTCGGCCAGCTGCCGGAAAAAACCAGCCAACTGCTGCAAACCAGTCTGCTGGCCATTTTCCAAAATACCGAACTGCCGCTGGAACTGAGACGCAGGGCGCTGGAATCAGTTTCACCTTTCGGTCAGCCGCAGGTAACCATGGCTATCTCCCAGGCTTACAACTGCCCCGAGCATCTGCTGAGAATAGGTGCCGTTTATTCTATGGGGCAGAATGCCGGCAGCCAGTGGGAATCGGTAATAACCTCTGAACTGAACAGTGATAATAATGACCTCCGCTATGAAGCCGCTGTAGCCGCCGGAGAACTGGGCATGGAAAGTTTCGTACCTAAACTTATCTCCCTGATTGAGGACTCTGACATGGAAGTCCAGCTGGCATCAATCCAGGCACTGGCCAAGATAGGCGGCAAAAATGCCAAAAAGGGGCTGACAGAAAGTCTGGAGCATACCACAAGCCAGGCTGTCCGCGAGATGATAACCACCGCTCTGGCAGATATAGAAGCAGAGGAATCCGCTTCCGGCCTGCCGGCCATTAAACCGGAAGAATAA
- a CDS encoding PAC2 family protein — protein MDKKYKLNSRPKLKSPCLLAAWPGISNVALIVATYLARKLEFKELAEIDSPSFFDPIGVLVKDGVVEEPQFPQNRFYYLKNKQDNDIILFIGEDQPSAKSYELANLILDVGQRFGVKKIYTFAAALTRIHHSEQPRAWAVGTNPQVANELVERGLSGSGNLQISGLNGLLLGVAKERNIDGVCLLGEVPSYASRLQNPMAALVIVQILSKLLQLEVDISELEQIASEAKQHVSQIAAEAMEDYIDYFTEPIWESGEDDDDDLDNDDDDDNEEASNN, from the coding sequence ATGGACAAAAAATACAAGCTTAATTCCAGGCCCAAATTAAAGTCTCCCTGCCTGCTTGCCGCCTGGCCGGGCATAAGCAATGTCGCCCTTATTGTGGCTACCTATCTGGCACGCAAACTGGAGTTTAAGGAGCTGGCCGAAATAGATTCCCCCAGTTTTTTTGACCCTATCGGCGTACTGGTCAAAGACGGGGTAGTGGAAGAACCCCAGTTTCCCCAAAACCGCTTTTATTACCTGAAAAACAAACAGGATAACGATATTATCTTATTCATAGGGGAAGACCAACCTTCTGCCAAAAGCTACGAACTGGCTAACCTTATTCTGGACGTGGGGCAGCGTTTCGGCGTTAAAAAGATATATACCTTTGCCGCCGCCCTGACCCGTATTCACCACAGCGAACAGCCGCGGGCATGGGCAGTGGGTACCAACCCCCAGGTAGCCAATGAACTGGTAGAACGGGGGCTGAGCGGCAGCGGCAACCTCCAGATTTCCGGCCTGAACGGCCTGCTGCTGGGGGTAGCCAAAGAACGCAATATAGACGGGGTCTGCCTGCTGGGCGAAGTACCCAGCTACGCTTCCCGTCTCCAAAACCCCATGGCAGCCCTGGTAATTGTTCAGATTTTGTCTAAACTGCTCCAGCTGGAAGTGGACATAAGCGAACTGGAACAAATAGCCTCTGAGGCCAAGCAGCATGTATCCCAGATTGCAGCCGAAGCCATGGAGGATTATATAGATTACTTTACCGAACCTATCTGGGAAAGCGGTGAAGACGACGATGATGACCTTGATAATGATGACGATGATGACAACGAGGAAGCGAGTAACAACTGA